Proteins co-encoded in one Bacillus infantis NRRL B-14911 genomic window:
- a CDS encoding ring-cleaving dioxygenase — translation MNHLKGIHHVTAITSSAEKNYEFFTFVLGMRLVKKTVNQDDIQTYHLFFADDKGSPGTDMTFFDFPGIPKGRHGTNEISKTSFRVPNDAALNYWVERFDRLDVKHTGIKEQFGKKTLSFADFDDQQYQLISDEHNTGVASGTPWQKGPIPLEHAITGLGPIFVRIANFDYFKEMMEKVLLFKEIGQEGAFHLFEIGEGGNGAQVVVEHNAVLPQAMQGFGTVHHAAFRVEDRAVLDEWTERLPQFGFQTSGFVDRFFFQSLYARVAPQILFEFATDGPGFMGDEPYETLGEKLSLPPFLENKREQIEKLVRPIDTVRSTIDFTKE, via the coding sequence ATGAACCATTTAAAAGGCATACACCATGTCACTGCGATCACAAGCAGCGCGGAAAAGAATTATGAGTTTTTCACTTTTGTCCTTGGGATGCGCCTGGTCAAGAAAACAGTCAACCAGGACGATATCCAGACCTACCATCTGTTTTTTGCCGACGACAAAGGCAGCCCGGGAACAGATATGACATTCTTTGATTTTCCCGGGATTCCTAAAGGAAGGCACGGCACAAACGAAATCTCCAAAACATCCTTCCGGGTGCCGAATGACGCGGCACTGAATTACTGGGTAGAGCGCTTTGACCGCCTTGATGTGAAGCACACAGGAATCAAAGAGCAATTTGGGAAAAAGACTTTGTCATTCGCAGACTTTGATGACCAGCAATATCAATTGATTTCTGATGAACATAATACCGGTGTCGCTTCCGGCACGCCTTGGCAGAAGGGGCCGATTCCATTGGAGCATGCAATCACCGGTCTCGGGCCGATTTTTGTCCGCATCGCAAACTTCGATTATTTCAAAGAGATGATGGAAAAAGTCCTTCTTTTCAAGGAAATCGGACAGGAGGGCGCCTTCCATCTGTTTGAGATCGGAGAAGGCGGAAACGGCGCCCAGGTCGTGGTGGAGCATAATGCTGTCCTGCCGCAGGCCATGCAGGGCTTCGGCACCGTCCACCACGCCGCGTTCCGTGTGGAGGACCGGGCTGTACTGGATGAATGGACCGAGCGCCTTCCGCAATTCGGTTTCCAGACGTCCGGCTTTGTGGACCGCTTCTTCTTCCAGTCCCTTTATGCACGGGTGGCACCGCAGATTCTGTTCGAATTTGCCACAGACGGACCAGGCTTCATGGGCGACGAGCCATATGAAACACTGGGCGAAAAGCTGTCATTGCCGCCATTCCTTGAAAACAAGCGCGAGCAGATCGAAAAGCTTGTCCGTCCGATCGACACGGTCAGGAGCACGATCGATTTTACAAAAGAATGA
- the yfkAB gene encoding radical SAM/CxCxxxxC motif protein YfkAB: MIIEKTSITPSHDPWEAYMDMEQYNKLTLTNIEFTTTVLCNMRCEHCAVGYTLQPKDPNALPLPLLLKRLEEIPALRSISITGGEPMLSKKSVENYVLPLIKYASERGVRTQMNSNLTLDMDRYEMISPYLDVLHISHNWGTEEDFIEGGFAMMERKPTREQRVRLFHRMIENSRALVDAGVMVSAETMLNKRTLPYLESIHKQITEEMKCQRHEIHPMYPSDFASSLETLNLDEIRKAIHHLLDVRDENTWMLFGTLPFYPCSTSDEDLELLKRLYSSKNVTVRNDPDGRSRLNVNIFTGDVIVTDFGDTPALGNIQRDALPDIFNSWQETKLAAELNCHCPAVKCLGPNVLVKNSYYQDVDFQKNTSRI, encoded by the coding sequence ATGATTATTGAAAAAACAAGCATTACACCGAGCCATGATCCATGGGAAGCTTATATGGATATGGAACAATATAACAAGCTGACATTAACCAATATTGAATTTACAACTACAGTTCTCTGCAACATGAGATGCGAGCATTGCGCCGTCGGCTATACACTGCAGCCGAAGGACCCGAATGCCCTGCCCCTCCCCCTGCTGCTGAAGCGGCTTGAGGAAATCCCTGCCCTCCGCTCAATCAGCATCACAGGCGGAGAACCGATGCTTTCAAAAAAATCGGTGGAGAATTATGTGCTGCCACTTATCAAATATGCATCCGAGCGCGGTGTCCGCACCCAGATGAACAGCAATCTGACGCTTGATATGGACAGATACGAGATGATCTCCCCTTACCTTGATGTGCTGCATATTTCCCATAACTGGGGAACAGAAGAGGACTTCATTGAAGGCGGCTTCGCGATGATGGAGCGGAAGCCGACAAGAGAGCAGCGCGTCAGGCTGTTCCACCGGATGATCGAAAACAGCCGCGCCCTGGTGGATGCAGGTGTGATGGTGTCTGCGGAAACGATGCTCAATAAACGGACCCTCCCCTATCTGGAAAGCATACATAAACAGATTACTGAGGAAATGAAATGCCAGAGGCATGAGATTCACCCTATGTACCCATCAGATTTTGCTTCATCACTGGAAACTTTGAATCTTGATGAAATCAGGAAGGCAATTCACCACCTCCTTGATGTGAGGGACGAAAACACCTGGATGCTGTTCGGCACCCTGCCGTTTTATCCGTGCAGCACGAGCGACGAGGACCTGGAGCTCCTGAAGCGTTTATACAGCAGCAAAAACGTCACCGTCCGCAATGACCCGGACGGCCGCTCCCGCCTCAACGTCAATATTTTCACAGGCGATGTGATCGTGACCGACTTCGGCGACACCCCGGCGCTCGGCAATATCCAGAGGGATGCCCTGCCTGACATCTTCAACAGCTGGCAGGAAACAAAGCTCGCAGCTGAACTCAACTGCCACTGTCCGGCCGTCAAATGCCTTGGCCCGAATGTATTGGTGAAGAACAGTTATTATCAGGATGTTGATTTTCAGAAAAACACTTCACGGATATAA
- a CDS encoding GNAT family N-acetyltransferase, which translates to MEIRLAGTADTEEVFLVLKGAAQWLHDQHFSQWSFLLSGGEDGEIKQAILDRETYVLCDKGKVKATFTLYEGPSGWDRHIWDGEADGAIYLHRLAVHPDSMGNGLGKKAVDWICRKYSGTPLRLDCVGDNEKLNAYYQGLGFVLKGVTDSHSRYEKAGAGK; encoded by the coding sequence ATGGAAATCAGATTAGCGGGAACGGCAGATACTGAGGAAGTGTTCTTGGTTTTGAAAGGTGCGGCACAATGGCTGCATGATCAACATTTTAGTCAATGGAGCTTTCTGCTCAGCGGCGGCGAGGATGGAGAAATCAAGCAGGCGATCCTCGACCGTGAAACCTATGTGCTGTGCGATAAAGGCAAGGTGAAGGCGACCTTCACCCTCTACGAGGGGCCATCAGGCTGGGACCGGCATATTTGGGACGGAGAAGCAGACGGAGCTATTTATCTTCACAGGCTTGCAGTTCATCCTGATAGCATGGGGAATGGACTTGGAAAAAAAGCAGTCGATTGGATCTGCAGGAAGTACAGCGGCACACCGCTGAGACTCGATTGTGTGGGTGACAATGAGAAGCTGAATGCTTATTATCAAGGACTCGGGTTTGTGCTGAAAGGCGTGACAGACAGCCATTCGCGGTATGAGAAGGCAGGGGCTGGAAAGTGA
- a CDS encoding NAD(P)-dependent alcohol dehydrogenase, producing MKAIVYKKYGPPEVLQLKEMEKPVPKEHEILIKIMATTVTAADIRARSFTVPRSVVLPARLALGIRKPKKAILGAELAGEVEAVGRNVKKFKAGDLVFAASLENFGTYAEYICLQEDGPVSIKPASITFEEAAAIPIGARTALYFLQRANVRKGQKVLVYGASGSVGSYAVQIARHLGAEVDAVCSGQNLEWVKSLGAGRVLDYRSGNLPVADGAYDLIFEAVNKSSFKDCMKWLKKGGTYINVTEPLPSAQMLWAKWKGGTKILLSRNAPETPEALDYLGEMAAAGKLKVKIDRSYRLDEIVDAHRYVDGGHKKGNVAVVVSRDLIDPGPDASSFD from the coding sequence ATGAAGGCAATTGTATATAAAAAGTACGGTCCTCCAGAAGTCCTTCAGCTGAAAGAAATGGAAAAGCCAGTCCCAAAAGAACATGAGATACTGATCAAGATCATGGCCACCACAGTCACCGCAGCAGATATCCGGGCGCGGAGCTTTACAGTGCCCCGCTCTGTGGTGCTGCCCGCGCGCCTTGCCCTTGGAATCCGGAAGCCGAAGAAAGCGATATTGGGTGCGGAGCTTGCCGGGGAAGTGGAGGCAGTCGGGAGGAATGTAAAGAAATTCAAGGCAGGCGATTTGGTTTTTGCTGCTTCACTGGAGAATTTCGGCACTTATGCTGAATATATTTGCCTCCAGGAGGACGGGCCTGTGTCAATCAAACCTGCCAGCATCACGTTTGAAGAAGCCGCCGCCATTCCGATCGGCGCGCGGACAGCTTTGTATTTTCTGCAAAGAGCCAATGTCCGGAAGGGCCAGAAGGTATTGGTGTACGGGGCTTCCGGCAGTGTCGGCAGCTATGCCGTACAGATTGCCAGACATTTGGGAGCAGAGGTTGATGCTGTCTGCAGCGGTCAAAATCTTGAATGGGTAAAATCTCTTGGGGCCGGCAGGGTCCTGGATTATCGTTCAGGGAACCTCCCAGTGGCGGACGGTGCCTATGATCTGATATTCGAAGCAGTGAACAAAAGTTCTTTTAAAGATTGCATGAAGTGGCTGAAAAAAGGCGGCACCTATATAAATGTCACAGAGCCGCTCCCCAGCGCGCAAATGCTGTGGGCTAAATGGAAGGGCGGCACGAAAATACTGCTGAGCCGCAATGCGCCGGAAACACCTGAAGCCTTAGACTATTTAGGAGAAATGGCGGCGGCGGGAAAGCTTAAGGTGAAAATTGACCGAAGCTATAGGTTAGATGAAATAGTTGATGCCCATCGGTATGTTGATGGCGGGCATAAGAAGGGGAATGTGGCGGTGGTAGTAAGCCGGGATCTAATAGACCCAGGCCCTGATGCTTCTTCCTTTGATTAA
- a CDS encoding HAD-IIIA family hydrolase, with protein sequence MKIEAVFLDRDGTIGGDDTVHYPGKFELFPYSRELIEKLKGSGFKVFSFTNQPGIARGEAAAEEFFDELQDFGFDDVYICPHAHHDGCSCRKPAAGMLLSAAEKHHVNLENCVVIGDRWSDMAAASKTKSMKILVKTGAGIITLNEHSDKLKEIEIEYIAEDLRAAVEWLYLQQGTAIPT encoded by the coding sequence GTGAAGATAGAGGCAGTATTCCTCGACCGGGATGGAACAATCGGCGGGGATGATACCGTGCATTATCCAGGAAAGTTTGAATTATTTCCTTATTCCCGTGAGCTGATTGAGAAATTGAAGGGCAGCGGGTTCAAAGTATTTTCCTTCACGAACCAGCCGGGGATTGCCAGGGGGGAAGCGGCAGCTGAGGAATTTTTTGACGAGCTGCAGGATTTCGGCTTTGATGATGTTTATATTTGTCCCCATGCCCATCATGACGGCTGCAGCTGCCGGAAGCCAGCAGCAGGCATGCTTCTCAGCGCGGCTGAGAAACATCATGTGAATCTGGAGAATTGCGTGGTCATCGGCGACAGATGGAGCGATATGGCGGCGGCATCCAAGACAAAAAGCATGAAGATTCTTGTGAAAACGGGAGCCGGGATAATCACACTGAACGAGCATAGTGACAAACTGAAAGAAATTGAAATTGAGTATATTGCTGAAGATCTGCGGGCTGCGGTTGAGTGGCTGTATCTACAGCAGGGGACTGCTATTCCTACATAG
- a CDS encoding 2-phosphosulfolactate phosphatase — protein MLFDQSPYQCRVEWGKRGAREAAARGDIIIVVDVLSFSSAVVSAAAFGAEIYPYPPHLDGQKYAESLGAEYIFGRAEAAKLGKPTLSPVSFNKEHAGKKYVLISLNGAYCTWIGAKATAVLAGSLLNASAAAAAANILQKQLGAGITIIPCGEKWADSGEHEDALRPAVEDYLGAGAILSYLDGEKSPEAAVCEGAFRSAEPKLAEYLWECGSGRELRARGFEQDVVHCSRLDAMDTVPILRGNYFVSLPQTGI, from the coding sequence ATGCTGTTTGATCAATCTCCTTATCAGTGCCGGGTGGAATGGGGAAAGCGGGGCGCGCGGGAGGCTGCTGCCCGGGGCGATATTATCATAGTTGTCGATGTTCTTTCATTTTCTTCTGCTGTTGTTTCAGCAGCGGCTTTTGGTGCGGAAATATATCCGTATCCTCCCCATCTGGATGGGCAGAAATATGCGGAAAGTCTGGGAGCTGAGTATATCTTTGGGAGGGCGGAAGCGGCGAAGCTGGGGAAGCCGACTTTGTCTCCTGTTTCTTTTAATAAAGAGCATGCAGGAAAAAAATATGTGTTGATCTCCCTGAATGGCGCCTATTGCACCTGGATCGGTGCTAAGGCGACGGCCGTCCTTGCAGGGTCACTGCTTAATGCATCAGCCGCTGCTGCTGCGGCTAATATACTGCAAAAGCAGCTTGGCGCCGGAATCACGATCATTCCGTGTGGAGAAAAATGGGCTGATTCCGGGGAGCATGAAGATGCTCTCAGGCCAGCAGTAGAGGATTATTTGGGGGCCGGTGCCATCCTCTCTTATTTAGATGGAGAAAAATCACCAGAGGCAGCGGTATGTGAAGGAGCTTTTCGGTCCGCGGAGCCTAAGCTGGCAGAATACTTATGGGAATGCGGCAGCGGCAGGGAGCTGCGTGCGCGCGGGTTTGAACAGGATGTGGTCCATTGCAGCAGGCTGGATGCCATGGATACTGTCCCTATTTTAAGAGGAAATTATTTTGTTTCCTTGCCGCAAACGGGTATATAA
- a CDS encoding NUDIX hydrolase has product MEKWKTLKSEYLHHSPFGNIRKDRCELPNGLVIDDYVVNEFSDWVNAVVITKEKQIVLVEQYRYAGGEFFLEVPAGKREAGETHEEGLIREVREETGYMSLQKPIFLGEFMVNPATQNNKVISYLIVDAFKQYDQKLDDTEEIRVQLVDFEEFGDVLMRQELPVQLFTAHAYLLAKNYLAKRFENNEHSF; this is encoded by the coding sequence GTGGAAAAGTGGAAAACGTTAAAGTCGGAATATCTGCATCATAGCCCCTTCGGCAATATCAGAAAAGACCGCTGTGAGCTGCCGAATGGGCTGGTTATAGATGATTATGTTGTTAACGAATTTTCAGATTGGGTCAACGCGGTTGTCATCACCAAGGAAAAGCAGATTGTGCTTGTAGAGCAATACCGCTATGCTGGCGGGGAGTTTTTTCTGGAGGTGCCTGCTGGTAAAAGAGAAGCAGGAGAGACGCATGAAGAAGGACTGATCCGGGAGGTCAGGGAAGAGACAGGCTATATGTCGCTGCAGAAGCCGATTTTTCTTGGCGAATTCATGGTCAATCCGGCCACGCAGAATAATAAAGTGATCTCTTATTTGATAGTGGATGCCTTTAAGCAATATGATCAGAAGCTTGATGATACAGAGGAGATCAGGGTGCAATTAGTGGATTTTGAGGAATTTGGGGATGTGCTGATGAGGCAGGAGCTTCCTGTGCAGCTGTTTACAGCGCATGCTTATTTGCTGGCGAAGAATTATCTGGCCAAAAGATTTGAAAATAATGAACATAGTTTTTAG
- a CDS encoding AraC family transcriptional regulator: MDFKTEMVPEYRIAYVRQTGPYGPANQHVMEELKLWANEKSLLDESAIILGISHDHPQTTPAECCRYDACIVIPEDFRMDASLEEGEFPGGEYAVFQVQHKEEEIQKLWAEILPSLHNLGFQLDNRPAFERYTGAMLLNHQCEVCLPVKEL, encoded by the coding sequence ATGGACTTCAAAACTGAAATGGTGCCTGAATATCGAATCGCCTATGTACGCCAGACCGGCCCTTATGGACCTGCCAACCAGCATGTGATGGAGGAATTGAAACTGTGGGCAAATGAAAAGAGCCTGCTGGACGAATCCGCCATCATACTCGGTATTTCCCATGATCATCCGCAGACAACACCAGCTGAATGCTGCCGGTATGATGCCTGCATTGTCATACCAGAAGATTTTCGGATGGACGCATCACTTGAAGAAGGTGAATTTCCTGGCGGAGAATACGCTGTATTCCAGGTCCAGCATAAAGAAGAAGAGATTCAGAAACTCTGGGCAGAAATCCTTCCATCCCTCCATAACCTCGGATTCCAGCTCGATAACAGGCCTGCTTTTGAAAGGTACACCGGTGCCATGCTATTGAATCATCAGTGCGAAGTATGCCTTCCAGTCAAAGAATTGTAG